A genome region from Hydrogenoanaerobacterium saccharovorans includes the following:
- a CDS encoding chromate transporter: protein MKKNIKVHQKLFTSTFYLSAFTFGGGFVIIPLMKKKFVDDLKWIEEKEMLDLAAIAQSSPGAVAVNASILLGYRIAGISGALITILGTVLPPLIILSVISMFYAAFRENIVVNAVLKGMQAGIAAVIADVVINMGGNVVKEKKLLPILVMGGAFIAAYFLKINVMYIILVCGGIGAITTYQSEKSRKERS, encoded by the coding sequence ATGAAAAAAAATATCAAGGTACACCAAAAGTTATTTACTTCAACATTTTATTTAAGTGCATTTACTTTTGGCGGTGGGTTTGTCATCATCCCTCTGATGAAGAAAAAGTTTGTGGATGACTTAAAATGGATTGAAGAAAAAGAAATGCTCGATTTGGCGGCGATTGCGCAGTCTTCTCCGGGTGCGGTTGCAGTAAATGCATCTATTTTGTTGGGGTATCGTATTGCCGGTATATCGGGAGCACTCATAACGATACTTGGAACTGTATTACCACCGCTGATTATACTATCTGTAATTTCTATGTTCTATGCAGCATTTCGCGAAAACATAGTTGTAAACGCAGTTTTAAAAGGGATGCAGGCCGGTATTGCTGCAGTGATTGCAGACGTTGTTATCAATATGGGGGGCAATGTTGTAAAAGAAAAAAAACTGCTGCCTATTCTTGTTATGGGGGGGGCATTTATTGCTGCTTACTTTTTGAAAATAAATGTGATGTACATTATTTTAGTCTGCGGCGGTATTGGGGCAATTACAACCTACCAAAGTGAAAAAAGCAGAAAGGAACGGTCGTAA
- a CDS encoding chromate transporter — MIYLQLFWSFFQIGLFSIGGGYAAMPLIQNQVVDLHHWLTLTEFLDLITIAEMTPGPIAINSATFVGIQISGIPGAIIATIGCVLPSCIIVSLIAFFYFKYKELTIIQGVLGGLRPAVIALITSAGLSILTLSIWGQNGFSWNISDINFISVILFSTALWVLYNFKPNPIFVMLGTGVVGGVIYLIT, encoded by the coding sequence ATGATTTATTTGCAGCTCTTTTGGAGCTTCTTTCAAATTGGTTTGTTTAGCATTGGCGGCGGCTATGCTGCAATGCCACTTATCCAAAATCAAGTAGTCGATCTTCACCATTGGCTAACGCTTACCGAGTTTTTAGATTTAATTACGATTGCTGAAATGACACCGGGGCCAATTGCGATTAATTCTGCAACGTTTGTAGGCATACAAATTTCAGGAATACCGGGTGCGATTATTGCAACGATTGGTTGTGTGCTGCCATCATGCATTATCGTATCTTTGATTGCATTCTTCTATTTCAAGTATAAAGAGTTAACAATTATACAAGGTGTATTGGGAGGATTGAGACCGGCGGTTATCGCGCTTATTACTTCAGCCGGATTATCTATATTAACGCTCTCGATTTGGGGGCAAAATGGTTTTTCTTGGAACATAAGCGATATTAATTTTATTTCGGTTATCTTGTTTTCAACAGCGCTTTGGGTATTGTATAATTTTAAGCCAAATCCAATTTTTGTAATGCTTGGTACCGGTGTGGTTGGCGGAGTAATTTATCTTATTACATAA
- a CDS encoding glycoside hydrolase family 2 TIM barrel-domain containing protein, with product MAKKIHHFDYSFISDPKVFAVNRIPAHSDHVFYGVDVLGEKCDARQYLNGKWKIEVSHTLASANRNFFEKGYDVSGWKDIMVPSNIEMTGLIPPHYVNTMYPWDGLEYLRPPQVPQEWNPTASYVKTFSLTSNLKNKPLFISFQGVQSAFALWLNGKFVGYSEDSFTSADFELTEYLCDGENTLAVQVYKYSSGSWLEDQDYWRFSGIFRDVFLYTTPSTHIFDIDLRTNLNDSFCCAEMSVTLKMQGELKGNIACALKDAQGEIVLDIQNTVQEQIVMSAAVEKPNLWSAEVPYLYTAEFIVYNEQGQPVEFVSQQVGFRRLEMIDKIYHINGKRIVFNGVNRHEFSHTKGRAITKEDMLWDICFLKQNNLNAVRTSHYPNNSLWYSLCDEYGIYVIDEANLESHGSWQKMGAVEPSWAIPDCNPDWRDATLDRGLSMLQRDKNHPSVVIWSCGNESYGGEIIYEMAEMFRKMDSTRAVHYEGVFHDRRYNDSSDFESRMYAKATEIETYLNNDPQKPFIHCEYSHAMGNSCGAMHKYTDLAHKYPLYQGGFLWDYIDQGILAKDCYGEEYIAFGGDFNDRPTDYNFCTNGIVFADRKPSPKIAEVKYLYQNFRITPDQTGATIENDSLFTNANHYTLVWSLEKDGCKQVSGEMTVDVEPGIKKYIPIAYPVVEDGGVYTYNVSLQLKQDTKWAQKGHETAYGQTIITIPTPKTVQDNPITVIEGDVNIGIKGKDFHALFAKNLGALISYRYKGKEMVDSMPMPTFWRAPTDNDRGNGFHLQSAQWKLASLYRTCIEMQLSKTDHSATVTCVYQLHTNPEAQCKVVYTLFGDGEVKVQIIYKGIEGMSSMPLFGIEFIIPQRYSHIEWFANGPLENYSDRKHGTKLQRFQSEVGDEVTAYVVPQECGNRTGVRSAAVTDDEGRGLLFTSEEMELSVLPYTAHELENARHHFDLPKSRHTVVRAASAQCGVGGDDSWGAPIHPEYLIDSQKDQYLEFSFKGL from the coding sequence ATGGCTAAAAAGATTCATCATTTCGACTACAGTTTCATCAGCGACCCTAAAGTGTTTGCGGTTAACCGTATTCCGGCACACTCCGACCATGTGTTTTACGGTGTTGATGTGTTGGGAGAAAAGTGCGATGCCAGACAATATTTGAATGGTAAATGGAAGATAGAAGTTTCGCATACTTTGGCATCTGCAAACAGAAACTTTTTTGAAAAAGGCTATGATGTATCTGGCTGGAAGGACATCATGGTCCCTTCCAATATCGAAATGACAGGGTTAATCCCCCCGCATTATGTAAACACCATGTACCCGTGGGACGGTCTTGAGTATCTTCGTCCGCCGCAAGTCCCGCAGGAGTGGAACCCTACCGCATCTTATGTAAAAACTTTTTCATTAACCTCAAACTTAAAAAACAAACCATTATTTATATCGTTCCAAGGGGTACAGTCTGCATTTGCGCTGTGGCTCAACGGTAAATTTGTGGGTTACAGCGAAGATAGTTTTACATCTGCCGATTTTGAGTTAACAGAATACTTGTGCGACGGCGAAAATACCCTTGCGGTACAGGTTTATAAATACAGCTCGGGCAGCTGGCTTGAAGACCAAGACTATTGGCGATTTTCAGGTATTTTTCGTGATGTTTTTCTTTATACTACACCATCCACCCACATTTTTGATATTGACTTGCGTACCAACTTAAATGATAGCTTTTGCTGTGCAGAAATGTCAGTAACACTGAAGATGCAAGGTGAATTAAAGGGGAACATAGCTTGTGCTTTAAAAGATGCGCAAGGGGAAATTGTACTCGATATTCAAAATACAGTTCAAGAACAAATCGTGATGAGCGCAGCGGTAGAAAAACCAAACCTATGGAGTGCAGAAGTACCGTACTTGTACACGGCAGAATTTATCGTTTACAATGAGCAAGGCCAACCGGTAGAGTTTGTCAGCCAGCAGGTTGGCTTCCGCCGGCTTGAAATGATTGACAAGATATACCACATCAACGGCAAGCGAATTGTGTTTAACGGTGTAAATCGCCATGAATTTTCTCACACAAAAGGCAGGGCAATTACAAAAGAAGATATGTTATGGGACATCTGCTTCTTAAAACAAAACAACCTCAATGCGGTGCGTACATCGCATTACCCCAATAACAGCTTGTGGTATTCTCTTTGCGATGAATACGGAATTTATGTTATAGATGAAGCCAATCTCGAGAGCCATGGTTCATGGCAGAAGATGGGGGCAGTGGAACCAAGCTGGGCCATCCCCGATTGCAACCCGGATTGGCGAGACGCAACACTTGACCGAGGTTTATCAATGCTGCAAAGAGATAAAAACCATCCTTCGGTTGTCATTTGGTCGTGCGGAAATGAATCATACGGAGGCGAGATCATTTACGAAATGGCAGAGATGTTCCGTAAAATGGATAGCACCCGTGCTGTACATTATGAAGGAGTATTTCATGACAGACGCTATAACGACAGTTCCGATTTTGAAAGCCGTATGTATGCAAAAGCTACAGAGATTGAAACGTATTTGAACAATGACCCGCAAAAACCGTTTATTCATTGTGAATATTCGCATGCTATGGGCAACTCATGCGGGGCTATGCATAAATATACCGATTTGGCTCACAAATATCCGTTGTACCAAGGTGGATTTCTATGGGATTATATCGACCAAGGAATTTTGGCAAAAGATTGTTACGGAGAAGAATATATCGCATTCGGCGGCGATTTTAATGATCGCCCAACCGATTATAATTTCTGCACAAATGGTATTGTTTTTGCAGACCGAAAGCCTTCCCCCAAAATAGCAGAAGTAAAATATTTATATCAAAACTTTAGAATCACACCCGATCAAACAGGTGCAACGATAGAAAACGACAGCCTGTTTACCAATGCAAACCATTATACTTTGGTATGGAGTTTGGAAAAAGACGGCTGCAAACAGGTAAGCGGAGAAATGACTGTGGATGTTGAACCGGGTATAAAAAAATATATTCCGATAGCGTATCCTGTTGTTGAAGACGGAGGAGTATATACATATAACGTTTCACTGCAGTTAAAACAGGATACCAAATGGGCGCAAAAAGGGCACGAGACGGCGTATGGGCAAACAATTATAACAATACCAACTCCAAAAACCGTTCAAGACAATCCAATTACGGTAATTGAAGGCGACGTAAATATCGGTATCAAAGGCAAAGATTTTCATGCCTTATTTGCAAAAAATCTCGGAGCGTTGATATCTTACCGTTACAAAGGCAAAGAAATGGTCGATTCCATGCCAATGCCGACATTTTGGCGGGCTCCAACAGACAACGACAGAGGTAATGGGTTTCATTTGCAATCGGCACAATGGAAGTTGGCATCGCTGTACAGAACCTGCATTGAAATGCAGTTGAGCAAAACAGACCATTCTGCTACGGTTACTTGTGTCTATCAGCTGCATACTAATCCCGAGGCTCAATGCAAGGTGGTATATACTTTATTCGGTGACGGAGAAGTTAAAGTGCAAATAATCTACAAGGGTATAGAAGGCATGTCCTCCATGCCGCTGTTCGGTATAGAGTTCATCATTCCTCAGCGTTATTCCCACATCGAATGGTTTGCAAACGGCCCATTGGAGAATTACAGCGACCGTAAACATGGCACAAAACTGCAACGTTTTCAGTCTGAGGTTGGTGACGAGGTAACTGCCTATGTTGTACCGCAAGAATGCGGTAACCGTACCGGAGTACGCAGCGCTGCAGTGACGGACGATGAGGGCAGAGGATTGCTGTTTACATCGGAAGAAATGGAACTATCGGTTTTGCCCTATACGGCGCATGAACTTGAAAATGCACGGCATCACTTTGATTTACCGAAAAGCCGCCACACAGTGGTACGTGCAGCATCTGCGCAGTGCGGTGTGGGCGGTGACGATAGCTGGGGCGCACCGATACATCCGGAATATTTAATTGATTCTCAAAAAGATCAGTATCTCGAATTTTCGTTTAAAGGCTTGTGA
- a CDS encoding diphosphate--fructose-6-phosphate 1-phosphotransferase yields the protein MTKGNVLIVHGGAPTAVINASLYGAVTEAKCHPEVDKIYGAIGGSGGVLREEFIDLKHVEEDKLKLLLHTPASAIGTSRDHLEPEDYKAMAQILKRYNIKYVLFNGGNGSMDACGKLYKACDDYGVQVNVVGIPKTIDNDISVTDHAPGFGSAARYIAATVSEVSQDVKSLPIHVCIIEAMGRNAGWLTAASALARTKAGDGPDLIYLPEHPFDEEQFLEDVKALYEKKGGVVVVASEGLKNKQGEPIVAPVFKVGRSVYYGDVSAHLANLVIQRLGIKARSEKPGICGRASSAFQSEIDRDEAIIAGAEAAKAAFEGKTGVMVGFERLPGKEYKCKTKLIPIEEVMLHERILPDKYINERGNDVTDEFVEWCRPLIGSPLKEFISFK from the coding sequence ATGACGAAAGGAAATGTCTTGATTGTACATGGCGGTGCACCCACAGCAGTTATCAATGCATCGTTATACGGAGCGGTAACCGAGGCGAAATGTCATCCCGAGGTAGATAAGATTTACGGAGCAATCGGAGGCTCCGGCGGAGTACTGCGTGAAGAGTTTATTGACTTAAAACATGTGGAAGAAGATAAATTAAAGCTGCTGCTTCATACACCGGCATCTGCTATCGGTACCTCTCGCGACCATCTTGAACCCGAAGATTATAAGGCAATGGCCCAAATTTTGAAGCGCTATAACATTAAATATGTTTTGTTTAACGGCGGCAATGGCTCTATGGATGCATGTGGCAAGCTTTACAAGGCTTGCGACGACTACGGAGTGCAAGTTAACGTAGTAGGAATACCTAAAACAATTGATAACGATATTTCGGTAACCGACCATGCCCCCGGTTTTGGCAGTGCAGCCCGTTACATTGCTGCTACGGTTAGCGAGGTTTCGCAGGATGTTAAATCTCTGCCGATTCATGTTTGTATTATCGAAGCAATGGGTAGAAATGCAGGCTGGCTGACAGCGGCATCTGCGTTGGCAAGAACCAAAGCTGGGGACGGCCCCGATTTGATTTATCTGCCGGAGCACCCGTTTGATGAAGAGCAATTTCTCGAAGATGTTAAGGCTCTTTATGAGAAAAAGGGCGGCGTAGTTGTGGTAGCAAGCGAAGGCCTTAAAAATAAGCAGGGTGAACCGATTGTTGCCCCAGTCTTCAAAGTAGGCAGATCTGTTTATTACGGCGACGTCAGCGCACATCTTGCAAATCTTGTTATTCAGCGTTTAGGCATCAAAGCCAGAAGTGAAAAACCAGGTATCTGCGGCAGAGCATCCAGCGCTTTCCAGTCAGAAATTGACCGTGATGAAGCGATTATTGCGGGGGCAGAAGCAGCAAAAGCTGCATTCGAGGGCAAAACCGGTGTTATGGTAGGCTTTGAACGTTTACCGGGCAAAGAATATAAATGCAAAACAAAGCTAATACCTATTGAAGAGGTTATGCTGCATGAGCGTATTCTGCCAGATAAATATATTAATGAGCGAGGCAATGATGTGACGGATGAGTTTGTAGAGTGGTGCAGACCGTTGATAGGTTCTCCGCTCAAAGAGTTTATCAGTTTTAAATAA
- a CDS encoding PEP phosphonomutase produces MSKRFLDCYASDFEKMNKQELLDAIAGSEGRVLACETIGMAMPMLGDITNAEFVCAMGADILLLNLFDVEKPVINGLPNVPPMKTIAELKRLTGRPVGINLEPVQQSLSSDSSDQNLWQLTQGRKATLANAQKACQMGVDMILLTGNPGIGVDNAAITETLKVFRKEIGEQVILAAGKMHASGIISEAGEHIITENDIKEFVKAGADIILLPAPGTVGGITMEYAKSLISYAHRLGALTITAVGTSQEGADVHTIRQIALMCKMAGTDIHHLGDAGYLGMALPENIQAYSTAIRGVRHTYHRMAASTAR; encoded by the coding sequence ATGTCAAAAAGATTTTTGGATTGTTATGCTTCTGATTTTGAAAAGATGAACAAGCAGGAACTCCTGGATGCAATTGCAGGCAGCGAGGGCAGGGTTTTAGCCTGCGAAACCATTGGTATGGCAATGCCCATGTTGGGTGATATTACAAATGCAGAATTTGTTTGTGCAATGGGTGCAGATATTCTTTTGCTGAACCTTTTTGATGTAGAAAAACCTGTGATCAACGGGTTACCCAATGTTCCACCTATGAAAACCATTGCGGAACTAAAACGGCTGACAGGGCGTCCCGTAGGCATTAATTTAGAACCGGTACAGCAAAGTTTATCATCCGATAGTTCTGACCAAAATCTATGGCAGCTTACGCAAGGCAGAAAAGCAACTTTGGCGAATGCGCAAAAAGCCTGCCAAATGGGTGTGGATATGATTTTGCTAACAGGTAACCCCGGAATAGGTGTGGACAATGCTGCAATAACCGAAACATTAAAAGTATTCCGCAAAGAGATTGGTGAACAGGTCATTTTAGCAGCGGGTAAAATGCATGCATCGGGCATTATTAGTGAAGCAGGAGAGCATATCATCACCGAAAATGACATTAAAGAGTTTGTAAAAGCGGGTGCGGACATTATTTTACTGCCTGCTCCCGGCACCGTTGGCGGTATTACCATGGAATATGCAAAATCGCTTATCTCTTATGCTCACCGCTTGGGTGCGCTGACAATTACCGCTGTCGGAACTTCTCAAGAGGGGGCGGATGTCCATACAATCCGCCAAATAGCGCTTATGTGTAAAATGGCGGGTACAGATATTCATCATTTGGGCGATGCAGGCTATTTAGGGATGGCATTGCCTGAAAATATTCAAGCATATTCAACAGCAATCCGCGGTGTTCGCCATACATATCACCGTATGGCTGCATCTACCGCCCGCTAA
- a CDS encoding LysR family transcriptional regulator, with protein sequence MTLRHIKIFVAVCECGSVTGAAEKLYITQPAASLAITELEEFYGIKLFDRISKRLHITESGKQFLQYATHIVSLFNEMENEMKNWDRIGVLRVGASITIGNYVLPEIVQNFQLSHPQINIKVIIDNSKNIEDAVLKNDIDFGLIEGISSSPYLQSSYFMDDSLVLICSPDCHLTKLKKLDIEQLKNENFIMREQGSGGREIFEGILGVHGIEITPIWQSTSTQAIVRAVSKNLGISVLPYLLVKENIDRGEIVSVKMNDISLKRRFSIIHHKNKFLTNSAKDFIEMCKNNHFNLFTQKND encoded by the coding sequence ATGACACTTCGGCATATAAAAATTTTTGTTGCAGTTTGTGAGTGTGGTAGTGTAACAGGTGCCGCAGAAAAGCTTTATATTACTCAGCCTGCAGCCAGCCTCGCCATAACAGAGTTAGAAGAGTTCTACGGTATCAAATTGTTCGATCGTATTTCAAAAAGACTGCACATTACAGAAAGCGGAAAACAATTTTTGCAATATGCAACACATATTGTCTCGCTCTTTAACGAAATGGAAAATGAAATGAAGAACTGGGATAGGATAGGTGTACTGCGCGTTGGTGCAAGCATTACAATTGGAAACTATGTTTTGCCCGAAATCGTGCAGAATTTTCAATTGAGCCATCCCCAAATAAATATTAAAGTAATTATAGATAATTCAAAAAATATCGAAGATGCCGTTTTAAAAAACGATATTGATTTTGGATTGATTGAGGGAATCTCTAGCAGCCCTTATTTGCAGAGCTCTTACTTTATGGATGACTCTTTGGTTTTAATTTGCTCACCTGATTGCCATTTAACAAAGTTAAAAAAGCTTGATATTGAGCAACTAAAGAATGAAAACTTTATAATGAGAGAACAAGGCAGCGGTGGACGTGAAATATTTGAAGGCATTTTAGGGGTACACGGGATAGAAATTACACCAATTTGGCAAAGCACCAGCACACAAGCGATTGTGCGTGCTGTCAGCAAGAACCTTGGTATATCTGTGCTGCCTTATTTATTGGTAAAAGAAAATATCGATCGCGGAGAGATAGTAAGCGTTAAGATGAATGATATCTCTTTAAAACGGCGGTTCTCGATAATACACCACAAAAACAAGTTTTTAACCAACTCTGCAAAAGATTTTATTGAAATGTGTAAAAACAATCACTTTAACTTATTTACGCAAAAGAACGATTAA
- a CDS encoding LacI family DNA-binding transcriptional regulator, giving the protein MDNQFKRVTRADVAKHAGVSETIVSYVVNNNRYVDKTKRQRVEKAIRELNYRPNNIARALKGKNSNHIIFIADQITNEHFSQIISEMDKYAYDMGYLISLCANRNTEEFVSQIISRQYDGIIISSISFPEDYIRQFISARIPTVLLLNRQYNDLDGVGKIGTGLYTGARECVKHLVEKGRKNILYLDRISAHGHFSSMEDLRFRGFAEQMQESGLPISEQNIITGCKTPDEVVQKIHKRMQSGFAVDAIFGRNDKLACIGMRAVMEMGYKVPQDISVIGFDNSSLSQYTSPTLTTVEMQRKEIGKAAIEMLHQMIDEGKIPQLVELSTRLIERQST; this is encoded by the coding sequence ATGGATAATCAATTTAAGCGTGTGACCCGCGCGGATGTTGCAAAGCACGCAGGCGTAAGCGAGACGATTGTATCTTATGTGGTAAACAACAATCGCTATGTAGACAAAACAAAAAGGCAGCGGGTAGAAAAGGCAATCAGAGAGCTAAACTATAGGCCAAACAACATTGCCCGCGCACTCAAAGGTAAAAACAGCAATCATATCATTTTTATAGCAGACCAAATTACAAACGAGCATTTCAGCCAAATTATTAGTGAAATGGATAAATACGCCTATGATATGGGCTATTTGATATCTCTTTGTGCCAATCGTAACACCGAAGAATTTGTCTCGCAAATTATCAGCCGTCAATATGACGGTATTATAATCAGTTCCATCAGTTTTCCTGAGGATTATATCCGCCAGTTTATAAGTGCAAGAATACCAACAGTATTGTTACTCAATCGCCAGTATAATGACCTTGACGGTGTAGGAAAAATAGGAACAGGACTTTATACTGGTGCCCGCGAATGTGTAAAACATTTAGTGGAAAAGGGCAGAAAAAACATCCTGTATCTCGACCGTATCAGCGCGCATGGGCATTTTAGCAGTATGGAGGATTTGAGATTTCGAGGGTTTGCAGAACAAATGCAGGAAAGTGGGTTACCGATTTCAGAGCAAAACATCATTACAGGCTGCAAAACTCCTGACGAAGTTGTGCAAAAAATACACAAGCGGATGCAAAGCGGCTTTGCTGTGGATGCAATTTTTGGAAGAAATGATAAGCTTGCCTGTATTGGTATGCGAGCGGTTATGGAGATGGGGTATAAAGTTCCGCAGGATATTTCGGTTATTGGGTTCGATAACTCCAGCCTAAGCCAATACACCAGCCCTACACTTACTACGGTGGAAATGCAAAGAAAAGAAATTGGAAAAGCAGCAATTGAAATGCTCCATCAAATGATTGATGAAGGAAAAATCCCTCAATTAGTTGAATTATCAACAAGGCTGATAGAGCGGCAAAGCACATAA
- a CDS encoding triose-phosphate isomerase family protein: protein MKFIFLNLKRFDIPKEFGGVNSIAPMKNWAAHIVNNTQNKLQKYNADDVEIVMFFPEAHLIGAVDALCENSPVKVGCQGVFRDDTAVGGNFGAFTTNRTANAAKAIGCGGTIIGHCEERRDKLGIMQEAGIADTDAINRLLNKEIKCAINAGLKVLYCIGETSEEQPKWQDTLRRQLEIGLDGVDMTKVAIAYEPVWAIGPGKTPPQADYIQMIAKFVKEVTNGLPVVYGGGLKVDNAEMLASIPEIDGGLIALTRFSGEIGFYPDEYLEIIKTYLGK from the coding sequence GTGAAATTTATCTTTCTAAATCTAAAAAGATTTGACATTCCAAAAGAATTTGGTGGAGTGAACAGCATTGCCCCTATGAAAAATTGGGCAGCACATATTGTAAATAATACGCAGAATAAACTTCAGAAATATAACGCAGATGATGTTGAAATCGTTATGTTTTTCCCAGAAGCGCATCTTATAGGTGCAGTGGATGCACTGTGCGAAAATAGCCCTGTAAAAGTAGGATGTCAAGGTGTATTCCGCGATGACACCGCTGTGGGCGGCAATTTTGGTGCTTTTACTACGAACCGCACTGCAAATGCAGCGAAAGCTATTGGCTGCGGGGGTACAATTATCGGGCACTGCGAAGAACGCCGTGACAAACTTGGCATTATGCAAGAAGCAGGCATCGCCGATACAGATGCGATAAACCGCCTGTTGAATAAAGAAATCAAATGTGCAATCAATGCAGGTTTAAAAGTACTGTATTGTATCGGAGAAACCTCCGAAGAACAGCCCAAATGGCAGGATACCCTAAGAAGACAGCTTGAAATTGGCCTTGACGGCGTAGATATGACCAAAGTAGCAATTGCGTATGAGCCGGTTTGGGCTATCGGCCCCGGTAAAACCCCGCCACAGGCAGATTATATTCAAATGATTGCAAAGTTTGTAAAAGAGGTCACCAATGGTTTGCCTGTTGTGTATGGCGGAGGCCTCAAAGTTGATAACGCCGAAATGTTGGCGTCTATTCCTGAAATTGATGGTGGACTTATTGCGCTTACCCGTTTTTCGGGTGAAATAGGGTTTTATCCCGACGAATATCTCGAAATCATCAAAACTTATTTGGGAAAATAA
- a CDS encoding lactate racemase domain-containing protein encodes MKLSFEYGQGTMDANLPDYTDVFIPGETVPDPPYIPEDQLVEKTRESILNPVGMEPLSKLAHKGSKCVIIFPDRVKGGEQPTAHRKISIPIVLDELYKAGVEKKDILLICSNGLHRKNTKEEIFNILGEEVFNEFWYTHQIMNHDSEDYDHLVDLGTTERGDPVLMNKYVYDADVAVLIGHTQGNPYGGYSGGYKHCSTGITHWRSIASHHVPEVMHRKDFTPVNGHSLMRTKFDEIGEYMEEKMGKKFFCCDAVLDTKSRQIEINSGYAKVMQPLSWKTADKRTYVHWAEKKYDVLVFGMPQFFHYGDGMGTNPIMMMQALSAQVIRHKRIMSDKCVIICSSICNGYFHDELFTGYRKVFEMFQHDHMNTLADMNRYGEYFATNEEYIRMYRYCNAFHPFHSFSMISCGHIAEMNTSAIYIVGAEEPGYARSMGLKTRATFEEALADAMKKYVGPNPNILALPLTFKTAAVHLCMKDGKQGDYGVDFCHRG; translated from the coding sequence ATGAAACTATCTTTTGAGTACGGGCAGGGCACTATGGATGCGAACCTCCCCGATTATACCGACGTATTTATTCCGGGCGAAACAGTACCCGACCCACCCTATATCCCCGAAGACCAATTGGTTGAAAAAACCCGTGAATCCATTCTTAATCCTGTTGGTATGGAGCCGCTATCCAAACTGGCTCACAAAGGTTCTAAATGCGTCATTATTTTTCCCGACCGCGTAAAAGGCGGAGAACAGCCCACCGCACACCGTAAAATCTCTATCCCCATCGTTTTGGACGAGCTGTATAAAGCAGGAGTAGAGAAAAAAGATATCCTCCTTATTTGTTCTAATGGTTTGCACCGCAAAAATACCAAAGAAGAAATCTTTAATATATTGGGCGAGGAAGTTTTCAACGAGTTTTGGTATACCCACCAAATCATGAACCACGACAGTGAAGATTATGACCATCTGGTTGATTTGGGTACTACCGAGCGCGGTGACCCGGTTTTAATGAACAAATATGTATACGATGCAGATGTTGCAGTTCTTATCGGCCACACACAGGGTAACCCATACGGCGGTTATTCGGGCGGTTATAAGCATTGCTCTACCGGAATTACCCACTGGCGCTCAATCGCCTCACACCATGTGCCCGAAGTAATGCACCGCAAAGATTTTACCCCGGTAAACGGTCATTCTCTAATGCGCACCAAATTCGATGAAATAGGCGAATACATGGAAGAAAAAATGGGCAAAAAATTCTTCTGCTGTGATGCTGTTTTGGATACCAAATCGAGACAAATTGAAATAAACAGCGGTTATGCTAAGGTAATGCAGCCTCTTTCTTGGAAAACTGCTGACAAACGCACCTATGTACATTGGGCAGAGAAAAAGTACGATGTACTGGTATTTGGAATGCCACAGTTCTTCCATTATGGTGACGGAATGGGTACCAACCCCATTATGATGATGCAGGCTTTGTCTGCCCAGGTTATTCGCCATAAAAGAATTATGAGCGACAAATGTGTTATTATTTGTTCATCTATTTGCAACGGATATTTTCATGATGAATTGTTTACAGGCTACCGCAAAGTATTTGAGATGTTCCAGCATGACCATATGAACACTCTGGCAGATATGAACCGTTACGGTGAGTATTTTGCAACAAATGAAGAATATATTCGTATGTACCGCTACTGCAATGCTTTCCATCCGTTCCATTCATTCTCAATGATAAGCTGCGGTCATATTGCCGAAATGAATACATCTGCTATCTACATCGTAGGTGCAGAAGAACCGGGTTATGCAAGATCTATGGGGCTGAAGACCAGAGCTACGTTTGAAGAAGCATTGGCTGATGCAATGAAAAAATATGTCGGCCCGAACCCAAATATACTGGCATTGCCATTAACCTTTAAAACTGCTGCTGTTCACCTGTGCATGAAAGATGGCAAACAAGGGGACTACGGTGTAGATTTCTGCCACAGAGGTTAA